The sequence GCTGTTTTCGGCAAAGTCTTGGGCATGCTGCTGGGCAAAAACGGTGGCTTGGCCATAGTGCGCACGTGCTAGGCGAGCCAGTGCCGGATAGCCTTCATCTTCGAGCCGCCTGATCAGTTCCTCATTGGCGCTGGGTTCATCGGCAGGAGCTGCGGTGGTCAGCGAATCCCACCAAGAACTCCATTCCTGCTTGAGCTGGCCGTGCGAGTCATCTTCGATGTTGCGGTTTTTGATGTTCGATGCCAGTTTGCTGTTGGGCCCGGCTTCAGCGGGGTGCACGCCTGATAGTTCGCGCAAGTACAGCGCCATCAGCATATTCTGATTGGTATTTATGGCCAGAGACCAATTATTTCCACGACGCGAGTACATGCATCCCACCTGACTTTTCGGCACACTTGTCGTTTCCCCTGTCTCAAAGGATACTCCCGAAATACCGCTTAAAACAGTGAAGGACCTGTCTGCCACTTGCGTGGAAAGACAGGTCCTTGAACCAGTTTCTAGAAACTTCCCTTAGGCCTGGTAGCCGGGGTAGTCACGAGCGGTTTCGCCCATGTACAGCTGGCGTGGGCGGCCGATCTTCAACTCTGGGTCCTTGATCATTTCGCGCCACTGTGCGATCCAGCCTGGCAGACGGCCGATGGCGAACAGCACGGTGAACATCTTCTCCGGGAAGCCCATGGCGGTGTAGATCAGGCCGGTGTAGAAGTCCACATTCGGGTAGAGCTTGCGCGAGATGAAGTACTCATCGTTCAGCGCAGTCTCTTCCAGCTTCATCGCGATCTCAAGCAGCTCGTTCTTGCCCTGCTTTGCCAGCAGGTCGTGGGCGGTCTTCTTGATGATCTTGGCGCGAGGATCGTAGTTCTTGTATACGCGGTGGCCGAAGCCCATCAGGCGTACGCCGTCTTCCTTGTTCTTGACCTTGGCCATGAACTCTTCAGGACTAATGCCCGAAGACTGGATTTCGCGCAGCATCTTCAGCACAGCTTCGTTGGCGCCGCCGTGGGCAGGGCCGGACAGTGCGTGGATACCAGCCGAAACCGAAGCGAACATGTTGGCTTCCGAAGAACCAACCAGGCGCACGGTGGAGGTCGAGCAGTTCTGCTCGTGGTCTGCGTGCAGGATCAGCAGCAGGTCAAGAGCCTTGACCACATCTGGATCCGCGATGTATGGCTCGGCGGCGGTGCCGAAGCACAGGCGCAGGAAGTTCTCGACCATGTTCATCGAGTTGTCCGGGTACAGCAGTGCCTGGCCAATCGACTTCTTGTGCGAGTACGCGGCCAGTACAGGCAGCTTTGCCAGCAGGCGCAGGGTCGAACGCTCGACCTGTGCGTCATCCTTTGGATCCAGCGAATCCTGGTACCAGGTCGACAGGGCCGAAACAGCCGAGGACAGCACTGGCATTGGGTGCGCATCGCGTGGGAAGCCGCCGAAGAAGCCCTTGAGCTCTTCGTGCAGCAGGGTGTGGCGGCGCAGCGAGTTGTCGAAGTCGGCAAGCTGATCAGCAGTTGGCAGTTCGCCGTAGATCAGCAGGTAGGTTACCTCGATGAAGCTGGACTTCTCGGCCAGCTGCTCGATAGGGTAACCGCGGTAGCGCAGGATGCCTGCGTCACCGTCGATGTAGGTGATCGCGGACTTGGTAGCCGCGGTGTTCATGAAGCCAGGATCGTAGGTCACGTTCCCGGTGGTCTTCAAAAGCGGGGCTACGCCAAATCCATCGTTGCCCTCAGTTGCCTGAATTACTGGCAGCTCAAGATTGGATTCTCCAAAGTGTAGCTGTGCAGACGTAGTATCTGTCATTGCATCTCCTAACCGGAAAGCGTGTAGTTCCGAAAGGTCAGTCGTCACCGTAGAACATACCGCGATTTGACCCTTTCAAGCTAATTAGGCTGTCATCTTCACCGATTGGCGGAAGAATTCAGCCGTTCAACGGCAGCAGCAATCCGTTCATCGGATGCGGTCAGGGAAACGCGCACATGGCGCTCCCCCGCACTGCCGTAGAAGACTCCCGGGCCGGCAACAATGCCAAGTTCAGCCAAGGCCTCGATAGTCTGAAAGCTCGGGCGGGAATCAGTGCACCAAAGGTACAGGCCAGCCACCGAATCCTCGATGGTCAACCCGAAGTTTTCCAATGCCGGGCGCAATGCAGCACGGCGGGCACGGTACAGCTCGCGCTGCACGGCGACATGGGCGTCATCGTTCAGGGCCACAGCCATGGCGTGCTGGATCGGGCCGGGAAGAATCATGCCTGCATGCTTGCGGCTGTTGACCAGGGCAGGCATCAAGTTTGGCGCACCGGCCACGAAAGCGGCGCGGTAGCCAGCAAGATTCGATTGCTTGGACAGCGAGTACAGGGCGAACAGGTCATCAAGATTTCCCCCGTTGACCTCCGGGTCCAGGATGCTTGGAATCTTCCCCTCGTATTCGTCCCAGCCCAATTCGGCGTAGCACTCATCGGAGGCCACAACCGCACCCATTTCACGGGCCTGAGCCACGATGCCGGCCAGTTGGGCGGCATCAAGGACTTTGCCGGTGGGATTTCCCGGGGAGTTCACCCAGATCAGCTTCACCTGGGCGCGCTGTTCTGCGGTCAGTTCCGAGAGGTCATCGGTGGCGATCGGCGTGGCACCGACCAGCTGAGCACCAATGTCATAGGTGGGGTAGGCAATCTTGGGACGAACCACGATATCGCCTGCACCAAGTCCCAAGAACAGCGGCAACCAAGCCACCATTTCCTTGGAGCCCACCGTTGGCATGACGTCATCGGTACTCAGCGTCGTGACATTACGTCCACGGGCGAACCAGTCAACGATGGCCTGGCGGACTTCCAGCGTTCCGTGTGTGGTCGGATAGCCGTGGGAGTTCGCGGCGTCGGCTAGCGCCTGCTGGATCAGCTGCGGGGTGTCATCGATCGGGGTGCCGATCGACAGATCCACGACTCCCCCTGGATGCGCGGACGCCTGCTTCCGGTAAGGAGCAAGCTGGTTCCAGGGGTAATCGGGGAGCTCAAGCATAAAAGTGAAAACCTAGCCTTGGTTCTGTGGTGGCAAGGCGCTGATCAATGGATGGTCAGTGCCGGTATTACCAATTTTAGCGGCACCGCCGGGGGAACCAAGTTCGTCGAAAAAGTCGACGTTTGCCTTGTAATAGTCGGCCCATTCATCAGGCACATCATCTTCGTAGTAGATGGCTTCAACTGGGCAGACAGGTTCGCAGGCGCCGCAGTCAACACATTCATCCGGGTGAATGTAGAGCGAGCGCTCACCTTCATAGATACAATCTACCGGGCACTCTTCGACGCACGCCTTGTCTTTAACGTCGACGCACGGCTGAGCGATGATGTAAGTCACGAGGGCCGAGACCTTTCCTTGCACTGGGTGGTTTCAACAGGAGCTAGTGGTTTCTTTAGATGCTCTTTGAAACCTCTACCAGCTCAAACTACAGTCTAGTCCTGATACCCATGCATCGGACCGCCCATTGACCCGCTGTGACGTAATCGACGATTCACATTTCAGCTACTTGGGGTTCAGATGAATTCTTCTTACGGAAAGATGACGTGCACAAATGCTGAGTTTTAGTGATGTGACTCCCGGTGAACGCCTAGTTGTGCGCTACCGGTTATCCGATGTGCGCACCGGCGAACATTTTTCAGATGCCTTGGGCGAGTTGCAGGAAGTCACCGAGCAATCGGTGACCATCCAGACGCGCACCGAGCTGGTGAGAATCCCCCGCGAGGCGATCACCCACGCCAAGCGTGTCCCGCCTCCCCCGGCACGGCGTCGGCCGCGTGCTTCGCGCAGCGAGTAGCCCCTCGAAGCGGAGCCAGGATTCATTTGAGCCATGGTGCTTGGCCAGCTTTGCCCTGTAGCTAGGGGCGACATGTGATTTGAATCTGCCAATCACTCAAGGCTTTTCGCGTATGCTGTCTACATGCCCTCCGATAAACTTGTCCAATCGCGAGCACGAGCTCTCAGCTCTCCGTTGAGGCTTCGCATTTTGCGCTTGTGCCTCCACGAGTCACGTACAAACAAGGAAATTGCGGACATTCTCGATTTGAATCCCGCGACCTCGTTGCACCATGTGCGCACCTTGGTCAGCAACGGCTACCTCGCCGCTGAGGAAGCACGCCGCGGCAACCGCGGGGCCAAAGAAGTGCCCTACCGCAGCACCAAGCAGTCCTGGGGCACCCGCATCCCCGATGCGGCCCCGATGCTGGTAGATACTTTCCTGCAGGAAATTGAAGGACTTGCTCCGCAGGAAATACAGGTGGTCCGCTTGGGCCTGAAACTCAATGAGGAGAATCAGAAGGAGCTGATGAGCCGCCTGCGTTCTGTCATCGAGGATTACGCGGTGCGCGACCCTGATCCAGATGGCGTGGCCACATCCTTGTTCCTTGCCCATCACCTGGATCTGACCGGCAATACGCCCAAAGACCAGTAAGCAGCACTTGGCCGTTAAACACTGAAGGAGTTCTTCCCCATCTGGGGAAGAACTCCTTCAGTGTTTAGTTCTAGCGTCGTTGCTTGCGCAGCACCCGCAGGGCGCAGAGCAAGGCGATCACCGACGGAATAACCATGCCGTACATCCACAACGCTGAGGCCAGCGTTGGTCCGGGCAGGAACCGGTAGTACTGCATGCCCAAAATCAATTGGTCGTTACCCACATAGGAAATCAGGCCAACAGTGACATAGCAGCCGATGAACCCCAGCGCTCCGGCCCAGAGTTTCGATGAGGAAACCGCAGCCCAGTACACCAGGACTCCAAGCAGAAGCCAAGCCAGCCCCACTCCCCACACCAGCGGAATATCGTTTCCGACATAGGTGATGGATGCGTGGATTGAGGTGCCGAACAATCCTGCTGCCACGGCAGCAACCGCTCCACGCCATAGCGCGGAGAGGTTGCTCCCGAGGGTTGTTTGCTTATTAGGAGCGAGCGCGTGCACGGGTAGCCTTGGCACGGTCGTTGGCGTTCAGCAGCACCTTGCGGATGCGGATTGCTTCTGGGGTAACCTCAACGCACTCGTCTTCGCGAGCGAATTCGAGCGACTCTTCCAGAGTCAGGGTGCGTGGTGGGGTCAGGTTTTCGAAGCTATCCGAGGAAGCTGCACGCATGTTGGTGAGCTTCTTTTCCTTGGTGATGTTCACGTCCATGTCATCGGCGCGGGAGTTCTCGCCAACGATCATGCCCTCGTAAACCTCTTCAGTAGGCTTCACGAAGAAGTTCATGCGTTCCTGCAGGTTGATCATCGCGAACGGAGTCACAACGCCTGCACGGTCAGCAATGATCGAACCGTTGATGCGGTACTCGATGTTACCTGCCCATGCCTCGTAGCCTTCGGCCAGCGAAGCGGCAATGCCGGCGCCGCGGGTTTCGGTCATGAAGCGGGTACGGAAGCCAATCAGGCCACGTGCAGGAACCATGAATTCCATGCGGACCCAGCCGGTGCCGTGGTTAGCCATGTCGGTCATGCGGCCCTTGCGCGATGCCATCAGCTGGGTGATAGCACCCAGGTACTCTTCTGGTACGTCGATGGTCATGCGTTCCATTGGCTCGTGAACCTTGCCGTCGACCATCTTGGTCACAACCTGTGGCTTGCCAACGGTCAGCTCGAAGCCTTCGCGTCGCATCTGCTCAACGAGGATGGCCAGTGCCAATTCGCCACGACCCTGTACTTCCCAAGCGTCTGGACGCTCGGTTGGCAGAACGTTCAGCGAAACGTTACCGATCAGTTCCTTGTCCAGGCGATCCTTGACCTGGCGAGCGGTGACCTTGGCGCCCTTGACCTTGCCAGCCAGTGGCGAGGTGTTGATACCGATGGTCATCGAGATCGCAGGTGGATCAACGGTGATCAGTGGCAGTGGCTTCGGGTTCTCAAGGTCGGTGAGGGTCTCGCCGATCATGATGTCTTCGATACCTGCAACTGCAACAATCTCGCCTGGTCCGGCTTCTTCAGCTGGAACACGGGTCAGACCCTGGGTTGCGAGCAGCTCGGTGATCTTGACCTGCTTCATGGTGCCGTCCTGGCGTGCCCAGTTAACCTGCTGGCCCTTGCGCAGGGTGCCGTTGATCATGCGCAGCAGTGCCAGACGGCCAAGGAATGGCGAAGCGTCGAGGTTGGTGACGTGAGCCTGCAGAACTTCACCTTCGGTGTAGGTCGGTGCAGGTACGTGCTTGATGATGGTCTCGAACAGTGGTTCGAGATCTTCGTTGTCTGGCAGGGTGCCATCGCCAGGCTGGTTCATCGAAGCGTAGCCGGCCTTGCCCGAGGCGAAGACGACAGGTACGTTCAAGATCGCATCCAGATCCAGGTCTGGAGCTTCATCAGCCAGGTCCGAAGCCAAGCCCAGCAGCAGGTCCATGGAGTCGGAGATAACGCCATCGATGCGGGAGTCCGGGCGGTCGGTCTTGTTGACCACGATGATTACTGGCAGGTTTGCGCTCAGTGCCTTACGCAGCACGAAGCGGGTCTGGGGCAATGGACCCTCAGATGCGTCGACGAGCAGAACAACGCCGTCAACCATCGACAGACCGCGCTCCACCTCGCCACCGAAGTCGGCGTGGCCGGGGGTGTCGATGACGTTGATGGTCATCTTCTTGCCCTCGGCTGCTGGGCCGTTGTAGAACACGGTGGTGTTCTTAGCAAGAATGGTGATGCCCTTCTCGCGTTCCAGCTCACCTGAGTCCATCACGCGATCTTCGGTTTCACCATGGCTGTCGAATGCGCCAGTCTGCTGGAGCATTGCGTTGACGAGGGTGGTCTTACCGTGGTCAACGTGTGCAACGATGGCTACATTGCGAAGTTCATCGCGAGTAATGGTGTTTGCTGACATGCGTGAAGGCTCACTTCCGCTCGAGAATTTGGGTCTATGGAGTCGGGGCCAAAGTCGACCCAACAATCCAGTTTACGCGCTCGAGACTCATAGTCTGTTGATCTGTGTCAGAACATACAGGAATTTCATGTACCAGTCGCGAAAAATTCAGCGGATTGACCGCGTTGAAATCCAAAACCGCAACTTGCTGGGCCCATCACTGACTTCAATTTCGGGAAGTTCCGCGTCCAGCAAGCCACCGCAACTTTCAATGGTGGATTTTGAGGCAATGTTATCGGAATCACAAGTTACGAGCGCATGTTCAATTTCCGCTTCGCGAAGTTCCTGCAATCCGAATTTACACAGTGCCCGTGCCACACCAAGGCGACGATACTCGGGAATTACACCATAGCCGATATGTCCGCCGACTTGAAGCAGGCCTTCATTGAGCTCGTATCGAAGTGAAACCCGGCCCACCAGATCGCCCTGGTCAAAGGCCGCGAACAACCCCGAGCGCACCCACCCTTCCGGGATGTGCTCACCGCGGCGCCCCGCACTCATCCGGTAGATGTAGTCTTCCCAATCCTCATCGGCAGACCAGGTAGGCAGGAACTCGGAATCTTCGGCAATTAGCTGGTGATGCGCATCGATTGCCTGCTGTTCGTCTTGGCTTTCCAATTCGCGGATTTCCAGCGCAGCTCCCAATCTCATGCGTTAAGTATGCCAGTGCAGAATCTTCCGTTCAGTAGGCCAGGTCGCGCCCCTGCACTTGTTTCACCCATTCCAGGGTTCCGCCGCTGAGGCTGTAGACCGGAATGCTTGATGTCGGGCCGGATGCGAAGTTCTGCGCGGCTTGATAGGAGCGTGCACCGGTCTTGCACACGAACACGATTTTCGACGCGCTACGGGCCAGTTCTGCGAGCTCGCCTTCGTGCAGCTGCGCCAGCGGCACATGCTGGCTATGTGGAATCGCCACGATTTCGCGTTCCCAGCCTTCGCGTACATCCACGACCAAGACCGCTTCTTGCGCTTCCATTTCGGTCAATTGCCCAACGCTCAGCTCCAGGTCTTGTTTTTCAATGCCGCACGCCGCAGCCTGGTACTGCCCTAGCTCGACAACCGGATCTCGCTTTGGATCCTTGGAGAAGGACAAGGTCCGCACGCTGGCATCCAGTGCGTCATAGAGCCAGAGCTTGCCGCTGAGGGTAGTGCCGACACCGGTGATGAGCTTCAAAGCTTCGGTGCACATCACCGAACCGATCACTCCGCACAGGGCGCCAAAGACTCCACCCTCGGCACAGCTGGGCACAGAATCCGCATCGGGAATTTCTGGGAACAGGTCTCGCAGCATCGGTCCGGTGCGCGGATCAAATACGGAGACTTGTCCGGAGAATTGGAATAGCGTGCCCCAGACCAACGGCGTGCCGGTAATTTCCGCGGCGTCATTGGACAGGTACCGGGTCGCGAAATTATCGCTGCCGTCGATCACCAGATCATAATCGCTGAATAGGGCCACGGCGTTGGTTTCGTCCAGTTTCTGCGCCACGGTGGTGATCCGGACATGCTGGTTCAGTTCATGGGCCAGCCGCGGCACGGAATCAACTTTCAATCGCCCCACGTCGTGTTCGCGGTGCATGATTTGGCGTTGCAGATTCGACAGTTCAACCCGGTCATCATCCACCACGCCCAGGGTGCCGACACCTGCGGCAATCAGATAGCTGGCGATGGGGCTTCCCAGTCCCCCGGCCCCGATGACCAGCACCTTGGCATTGGCGATAAGCCGTTGGCCTTCTGCGCCAACTCCAGGCAGGGTCAAGTGCCGCGAATAGCGCGCCAATTCGGCCGGTTCCAATTCGGCACCAGCAGAGACCAGGGGTGCCCGGGTCATGAGAAGTCGCCGATCAGGGTTTTCATCATGCCCTCGGCTGGCGAGGAGGCCAGCGCGGTCTCGCGTCGAGGAATGCGCCCTGCCAGCCGTGCGGCTCGGCCGGCCCGCACAGCATCGCGCATGGCGGCTGCCATCAGGGGTGCATTGTGCGCCCGGGTGACTGCACTGGCGAGGAGTACCGCGTCGCAGCCTAATTCCATTCCCAGGGCCGCATCCGAGGCCGTTCCCACCCCGGCATCGAGGACCACCGGCACATTTGCGCGTGACACGATGGTGGAAATGTTGTGTGGATTCAAGATTCCCAGACCTGAGCCAATGGGGGCACCGGCTGGCATGATGGCGGCCACCCCTGCATCTTCCAAACGCTGGGCCAGGGCAGGATCATCATTGGTGTAGGCGAACACTTCAAAGCCGTCGGCGGCTAATTGCTCGGCAGCTGCATGCAGTTCCAGCGGATCGGGCAGCAGCGTGTGCTCATCGGCAATGACTTCGAGCTTGATCCAGTTGGTCTCCAATGCTTCACGCGCCAGGTGCGCGGTCAGAATTGCATCACGGGCGGTAAAGCATCCGGCTGTGTTAGGCAGCGGGATCACGTTGTTGCGCTGCAAGAGTTCATAGACGCTGCCGGCTCCGGCTGCCGAGAAGTGGCGGATGGCCACGGTGGTCAGTTCGGTGCCGGAGACTTGCAGCGCGGTTTCCAAGGTGGCAAGCGAGGTTGCTCCCCCGGTGCCCAGGATCAAGCGGGAGGACAGGGTGCGCCCGGCGATCTGGAAGGGATCGGTTTGGCTGTCTAATTCGGTGATGTTTTGCGTTTCCATGCTTAGCCTCCTTGGGCGGCGGTAACGAGTTCAACGCTGTGCCCTTGGGCCAGCAGGCAGGTATTCCACGCGCTTCGTGGGACAACGGCCCCATTGACCGCGGCTGCGATTCCCAGCTTGCTGCCGTCTACTGCCAGCGAGTTGCCATCCAGTTCCTTGCCGATGCTCGTGCTGATCAGTTCGCGCAGGGTCGTACCTTCGGCCAGGTCTACTGGCTGGGAATTGAAGTTGATGCCGATGGTTTTCATAGCTGCGTGCTCCATTCAATGAGTGCTCAGAGTAGTTGTCGTAGCAAAGCGGTGCGGGTTCACTGCCAGGTCGAATTGCCCAGGTTCTGCGCCATCGATGAGGTCGGTGGTCATCCGGGCGCCCAACGGGGTCAAGAGGACACCGTGGCGGGAATATCCGGTGCTGAGAACCAGGCCCGGATCAAGGCGGCCAATCAGCGGCCGGTCATCCGGGGTGGCTGGACGGGCTCGGGCGGTGGCTTCGTTCAAGGTGCACTCGCTGATCCCGGGAACCAGCTTGCGGGCATTGTCCAGCAGGTTGTGCATGGCCCCGATGTTCACTGCCGGTTGCGCATCTTCGCGGACACTGGCGCCAAGCACCAGGCTGCCGTCCTTTCTTGGGACCAAGTACACGTTGTCCCGGTGCACGATGCCGCGGATGGTGCGGGTAATCAGCGGAGGTCCTGCAGGTCCTTGGATCCGCAGGATATCTCCATAGACCGGGCGCAGCGGAAGATGCGGGAGGCCTTGAACCGTGCCAAGCCCGGTGGCAAGGATGGTCTGGTCAGCTTCGAGGATCCGGCCTGTTACGGTGCGAACCCCGACGGTCCGCTCCCCTTTAGTGAGCAGCGTCTGCACGGATTCTTCAATGAGCGAAGGACGCAGGTGCGCCAGCAGGATCTTGAGAACTGAGCGCGGGTCGACCTGATGGTCTTCTTCGCACAGGACCGCGCCTGCGATATTGGCGGCCAACGCCGGTTCGAGTTTTCGTGCTTGGCTTGGCAACAGCTTTTGCGCACACAGTCCAAGGGATACTTGCAGCTCTGCCAGTTCATGTAATGCTTCGCGGTCAGCAGGCTCGGCAGCGACAACCAGCGTGGAGTTTTGCAGGTAGTCCGGCCGGTGCCCGGTCACGGATTCTATGCGTTCAATAAATTGTGGATAGGCTGCATTCGATGCGGCGAGCAGCTGATGCAGCTCACCGTGGCCCCAATTGGTTTCAGCTGCTGGAGCGAGCATTCCTGCCGCTGCATAGCTGGCGCCGTGGCCCGGACCCGGATCGATGAGCGTGACGGTGTGAGCTCGGGATTGGAGTTCGAATGC comes from Glutamicibacter arilaitensis Re117 and encodes:
- the moeB gene encoding molybdopterin-synthase adenylyltransferase MoeB produces the protein MTRAPLVSAGAELEPAELARYSRHLTLPGVGAEGQRLIANAKVLVIGAGGLGSPIASYLIAAGVGTLGVVDDDRVELSNLQRQIMHREHDVGRLKVDSVPRLAHELNQHVRITTVAQKLDETNAVALFSDYDLVIDGSDNFATRYLSNDAAEITGTPLVWGTLFQFSGQVSVFDPRTGPMLRDLFPEIPDADSVPSCAEGGVFGALCGVIGSVMCTEALKLITGVGTTLSGKLWLYDALDASVRTLSFSKDPKRDPVVELGQYQAAACGIEKQDLELSVGQLTEMEAQEAVLVVDVREGWEREIVAIPHSQHVPLAQLHEGELAELARSASKIVFVCKTGARSYQAAQNFASGPTSSIPVYSLSGGTLEWVKQVQGRDLAY
- a CDS encoding thiazole synthase, which produces METQNITELDSQTDPFQIAGRTLSSRLILGTGGATSLATLETALQVSGTELTTVAIRHFSAAGAGSVYELLQRNNVIPLPNTAGCFTARDAILTAHLAREALETNWIKLEVIADEHTLLPDPLELHAAAEQLAADGFEVFAYTNDDPALAQRLEDAGVAAIMPAGAPIGSGLGILNPHNISTIVSRANVPVVLDAGVGTASDAALGMELGCDAVLLASAVTRAHNAPLMAAAMRDAVRAGRAARLAGRIPRRETALASSPAEGMMKTLIGDFS
- a CDS encoding citrate synthase; the encoded protein is MTDTTSAQLHFGESNLELPVIQATEGNDGFGVAPLLKTTGNVTYDPGFMNTAATKSAITYIDGDAGILRYRGYPIEQLAEKSSFIEVTYLLIYGELPTADQLADFDNSLRRHTLLHEELKGFFGGFPRDAHPMPVLSSAVSALSTWYQDSLDPKDDAQVERSTLRLLAKLPVLAAYSHKKSIGQALLYPDNSMNMVENFLRLCFGTAAEPYIADPDVVKALDLLLILHADHEQNCSTSTVRLVGSSEANMFASVSAGIHALSGPAHGGANEAVLKMLREIQSSGISPEEFMAKVKNKEDGVRLMGFGHRVYKNYDPRAKIIKKTAHDLLAKQGKNELLEIAMKLEETALNDEYFISRKLYPNVDFYTGLIYTAMGFPEKMFTVLFAIGRLPGWIAQWREMIKDPELKIGRPRQLYMGETARDYPGYQA
- the typA gene encoding translational GTPase TypA, giving the protein MSANTITRDELRNVAIVAHVDHGKTTLVNAMLQQTGAFDSHGETEDRVMDSGELEREKGITILAKNTTVFYNGPAAEGKKMTINVIDTPGHADFGGEVERGLSMVDGVVLLVDASEGPLPQTRFVLRKALSANLPVIIVVNKTDRPDSRIDGVISDSMDLLLGLASDLADEAPDLDLDAILNVPVVFASGKAGYASMNQPGDGTLPDNEDLEPLFETIIKHVPAPTYTEGEVLQAHVTNLDASPFLGRLALLRMINGTLRKGQQVNWARQDGTMKQVKITELLATQGLTRVPAEEAGPGEIVAVAGIEDIMIGETLTDLENPKPLPLITVDPPAISMTIGINTSPLAGKVKGAKVTARQVKDRLDKELIGNVSLNVLPTERPDAWEVQGRGELALAILVEQMRREGFELTVGKPQVVTKMVDGKVHEPMERMTIDVPEEYLGAITQLMASRKGRMTDMANHGTGWVRMEFMVPARGLIGFRTRFMTETRGAGIAASLAEGYEAWAGNIEYRINGSIIADRAGVVTPFAMINLQERMNFFVKPTEEVYEGMIVGENSRADDMDVNITKEKKLTNMRAASSDSFENLTPPRTLTLEESLEFAREDECVEVTPEAIRIRKVLLNANDRAKATRARARS
- the thiS gene encoding sulfur carrier protein ThiS → MKTIGINFNSQPVDLAEGTTLRELISTSIGKELDGNSLAVDGSKLGIAAAVNGAVVPRSAWNTCLLAQGHSVELVTAAQGG
- the thiO gene encoding glycine oxidase ThiO — its product is MHVNIVGAGIIGLAIAFELQSRAHTVTLIDPGPGHGASYAAAGMLAPAAETNWGHGELHQLLAASNAAYPQFIERIESVTGHRPDYLQNSTLVVAAEPADREALHELAELQVSLGLCAQKLLPSQARKLEPALAANIAGAVLCEEDHQVDPRSVLKILLAHLRPSLIEESVQTLLTKGERTVGVRTVTGRILEADQTILATGLGTVQGLPHLPLRPVYGDILRIQGPAGPPLITRTIRGIVHRDNVYLVPRKDGSLVLGASVREDAQPAVNIGAMHNLLDNARKLVPGISECTLNEATARARPATPDDRPLIGRLDPGLVLSTGYSRHGVLLTPLGARMTTDLIDGAEPGQFDLAVNPHRFATTTTLSTH
- a CDS encoding helix-turn-helix domain-containing protein; this encodes MPSDKLVQSRARALSSPLRLRILRLCLHESRTNKEIADILDLNPATSLHHVRTLVSNGYLAAEEARRGNRGAKEVPYRSTKQSWGTRIPDAAPMLVDTFLQEIEGLAPQEIQVVRLGLKLNEENQKELMSRLRSVIEDYAVRDPDPDGVATSLFLAHHLDLTGNTPKDQ
- a CDS encoding putative acetyltransferase gives rise to the protein MLSFSDVTPGERLVVRYRLSDVRTGEHFSDALGELQEVTEQSVTIQTRTELVRIPREAITHAKRVPPPPARRRPRASRSE
- the dapC gene encoding succinyldiaminopimelate transaminase, translated to MLELPDYPWNQLAPYRKQASAHPGGVVDLSIGTPIDDTPQLIQQALADAANSHGYPTTHGTLEVRQAIVDWFARGRNVTTLSTDDVMPTVGSKEMVAWLPLFLGLGAGDIVVRPKIAYPTYDIGAQLVGATPIATDDLSELTAEQRAQVKLIWVNSPGNPTGKVLDAAQLAGIVAQAREMGAVVASDECYAELGWDEYEGKIPSILDPEVNGGNLDDLFALYSLSKQSNLAGYRAAFVAGAPNLMPALVNSRKHAGMILPGPIQHAMAVALNDDAHVAVQRELYRARRAALRPALENFGLTIEDSVAGLYLWCTDSRPSFQTIEALAELGIVAGPGVFYGSAGERHVRVSLTASDERIAAAVERLNSSANR
- the fdxA gene encoding ferredoxin, whose protein sequence is MTYIIAQPCVDVKDKACVEECPVDCIYEGERSLYIHPDECVDCGACEPVCPVEAIYYEDDVPDEWADYYKANVDFFDELGSPGGAAKIGNTGTDHPLISALPPQNQG
- a CDS encoding GNAT family N-acetyltransferase — its product is MRLGAALEIRELESQDEQQAIDAHHQLIAEDSEFLPTWSADEDWEDYIYRMSAGRRGEHIPEGWVRSGLFAAFDQGDLVGRVSLRYELNEGLLQVGGHIGYGVIPEYRRLGVARALCKFGLQELREAEIEHALVTCDSDNIASKSTIESCGGLLDAELPEIEVSDGPSKLRFWISTRSIR